Proteins encoded in a region of the Pirellulaceae bacterium genome:
- a CDS encoding LamG domain-containing protein, protein MKKLFALALAATISIGLSGTTNADLVAHWPLNDGGNDVAGGHDADFIAESVTFDSPGKFGNAASFAGSGGIQVPFSADLNPESFSLTAWVNPADTAGWNSVVTSREDNGSTVNGYILYNTPENQWDFWTGGGGAPGTWGRDIGPNGALDTWSHLAITYDGSTDTKILWLDGENAAEVSGQGYVPNGSTDPESARPFNIGAGEDFGTNFFFNGLIDDIGLFNSALSQGEIQSVMVNGVPEPSSALLAIVGMLSLLSLRRRKA, encoded by the coding sequence ATGAAAAAGCTTTTTGCACTTGCCTTGGCGGCAACCATTTCAATTGGACTTAGTGGAACGACTAACGCTGACCTTGTAGCACACTGGCCACTGAACGATGGCGGGAACGATGTTGCAGGCGGTCACGATGCGGATTTCATCGCCGAATCGGTTACTTTCGATTCACCTGGTAAATTTGGTAACGCCGCATCGTTCGCGGGATCCGGTGGAATTCAGGTTCCCTTCAGTGCGGACCTCAATCCCGAAAGCTTCTCGTTGACGGCTTGGGTCAACCCGGCCGACACTGCGGGTTGGAATTCGGTTGTGACCAGCCGTGAAGACAATGGCTCGACCGTCAATGGTTACATTCTTTACAACACCCCGGAAAACCAATGGGATTTCTGGACCGGTGGCGGTGGCGCACCTGGAACCTGGGGTCGCGACATTGGACCGAACGGTGCACTCGACACATGGAGTCACCTGGCGATTACCTACGACGGATCAACGGACACGAAAATCCTATGGCTCGACGGCGAAAACGCAGCTGAAGTCAGTGGCCAGGGTTATGTGCCCAATGGTTCGACCGATCCAGAATCAGCTCGACCCTTTAACATTGGTGCTGGCGAAGATTTTGGAACCAACTTCTTCTTCAACGGGCTCATTGATGACATTGGACTTTTCAACTCTGCTCTGAGCCAAGGTGAGATTCAGTCGGTCATGGTGAACGGTGTTCCCGAACCCTCCTCTGCCCTCCTCGCAATTGTTGGCATGCTTTCGCTGCTGTCCTTGCGACGCCGAAAAGCATGA
- a CDS encoding PEP-CTERM sorting domain-containing protein (PEP-CTERM proteins occur, often in large numbers, in the proteomes of bacteria that also encode an exosortase, a predicted intramembrane cysteine proteinase. The presence of a PEP-CTERM domain at a protein's C-terminus predicts cleavage within the sorting domain, followed by covalent anchoring to some some component of the (usually Gram-negative) cell surface. Many PEP-CTERM proteins exhibit an unusual sequence composition that includes large numbers of potential glycosylation sites. Expression of one such protein has been shown restore the ability of a bacterium to form floc, a type of biofilm.), translating to MRIKTTFLTFFALLLAISTDGLLRADIVAHFPLDEDSIDTISGFEGDDPEVEYGSNGVFGGAASFEGFGGIAVPYDEALNPEDAFSVTAWVNPAESAGWNTVVSTRSHSTGDEGQYITGYILYNTPGEEWDFWTGGGGAPGSWGRNLGDLSELDEWQHLAITYDGESDTKTLYINGEDGYVVSNQGYEANPEESNPFLIGVGDDVGTNFFFIGQIDDVSVWDETLSQTAIQSIMTDGVAAFVEGGDGVAGDFNNDGVLDAADINALTEEILTGGAGQIFDVNSDGVVNTADHLFWVESLKNTYLGDANLDLVFDSTDFVSVFAAAEYEDGIAGNSLWQTGDWNADAEFDSSDFVAAFSGGPKGPGYEIGPRAAAAAAVPEPSSLVLLLISLIGFARLRRNSK from the coding sequence ATGAGAATTAAGACCACGTTTCTAACCTTCTTTGCATTGCTTCTCGCAATCTCGACCGACGGCTTGCTCCGAGCTGACATTGTCGCCCATTTTCCGCTTGATGAAGATTCGATCGACACGATCTCTGGTTTTGAAGGCGATGACCCCGAAGTTGAGTATGGCAGCAACGGAGTGTTTGGCGGCGCGGCATCGTTCGAAGGTTTTGGTGGTATCGCTGTGCCCTACGATGAAGCACTCAATCCGGAAGACGCGTTTTCGGTAACTGCCTGGGTGAACCCAGCTGAATCTGCGGGATGGAATACGGTTGTCTCAACCAGGTCTCATTCGACAGGAGACGAAGGTCAATACATCACTGGATATATCCTCTACAACACGCCCGGTGAGGAGTGGGACTTCTGGACCGGTGGCGGTGGCGCACCAGGATCGTGGGGACGTAATCTTGGTGATCTCTCGGAGCTTGATGAATGGCAGCATTTGGCGATCACTTACGACGGTGAAAGTGATACGAAAACGCTATACATTAATGGCGAGGACGGATACGTTGTTTCGAATCAAGGTTACGAAGCAAATCCTGAAGAAAGCAACCCGTTCTTGATTGGTGTAGGCGATGACGTCGGTACCAATTTCTTCTTTATCGGCCAGATCGACGATGTTTCGGTTTGGGATGAAACGCTTTCACAAACAGCGATTCAATCAATCATGACGGATGGTGTTGCTGCATTTGTGGAGGGAGGCGATGGGGTCGCCGGTGACTTTAACAATGATGGTGTCCTAGACGCTGCTGACATTAACGCGTTGACGGAGGAAATTTTGACCGGTGGAGCGGGGCAGATTTTTGATGTCAATTCAGACGGCGTGGTAAACACGGCAGATCACCTGTTTTGGGTAGAGTCGTTGAAGAATACCTACTTGGGCGACGCGAATCTTGACCTTGTTTTCGATAGCACCGATTTTGTCAGTGTATTCGCTGCAGCCGAATATGAAGATGGAATTGCAGGGAATTCCCTTTGGCAAACGGGCGACTGGAACGCCGATGCCGAATTCGATAGTAGCGACTTTGTGGCGGCTTTTTCCGGTGGTCCCAAGGGTCCTGGCTATGAAATTGGACCACGAGCTGCAGCTGCAGCTGCCGTTCCTGAGCCCAGTAGCTTGGTTTTACTTCTGATCTCGCTGATCGGATTCGCTCGTCTGCGACGAAATTCCAAGTAA